GGTTTAGTTGGGTTATCAAATCGTGGATCATCTTTATCTACTTCCACACGTGTAACGATTGTGCCTACAGTTCTATCACTATTCATTTCAGTTAAAATGCGATTGATTTCAGTTTCCAACCAATAGCCTATCATACCCTGTGACATTGCACCACAAGTATCCAATGGCATTGCCGGCGTTGTGTCACTGTTCGATTTAGCTTGTTGGATTAATAAACTTCCAATTTGTGGACCATTACCATGTGAAATGACAATACGCGCTGGTGAATCAAATAAAGGTTTAAGGTTTTGCATCGCACATCTAATAGCTGTTTGTTGTGCTTCAGCTGTTGCTTCTGTTGTCTGTATCGCATTACCGCCTAATGCAATGACAATTTTCTCTTTCATATTTTTGTCGCTCCTTTTAAAAAACATTTATCGTTCCCATCAATAACTTAATTAACCCGATAACTGCAAGTACGATAATAATCATAAAAAGAATATAGTCTGATTTAATCAAACGTGTCTGATTATTCTTTTGAACGATTGTATAAACAAGAAGAGCTGGAATATAAAGTAACATCGTCAATAATAAGTAATTGATACCTGCTGCATATATAAGCCATATAGCATAAATTGAGGCTATGATACCAATCGTCCATTGTTTAGTAGTTGCTTGCTGTCGATGCTCTAAAGTGTATTTAACTTGGTAAAATGCACTGAACATGTAAGGGTATAAAATAGCACTTGATGCTAGTGAAAATGCAAATTGATACGCACTCTGTGTAAATAGCATACTTATTAAAAATAATTGTACTAATATATTGGTAATAAGCAGTGCATTTACAGGTGCTCCATTTTTATTTTCTTTAGCAAACCATTTTGGAAATAATCCATCTTTTGCAACAATGAAAGGTAATTCACCAGCAAGCAGTGTCCATCCTAACCATGCACCTAGTACCGAAATAATTAAACCAATATTTACAAGTGTAGATCCCCAACCACCTACAATAGTTGCAAGCACCTGTGCCATACTTGGCGAATCTAATTGCGAAATATGATTTTGCAAAATCACGCCTTGAGCTAATACAGTTAATAAGAAATAGATAATTAAAACTGATATAAGTCCTATAACCGTGGCACTACCTACATCTTTTTTATTTTTAGCTCTACTAGAAAAAATTACTGCACCTTCGATACCGATAAACACCCAAACTGTCACTAGCATCGTACTTTTAACTTGGCTCATTGTGCTCGCCCAACTAAATGGCAATACACCCTCTGACGTCATACTGAAAAAGCCTGTTTTAAAAGTGTCAAAATTGAATGCAATTATCATGCATATGATTACAAGTAAAATCGGTATTAACTTTGCAACAGTAACAATACTATTGATAAATGCTGCTGTTTCAACGCCTTTTAAAATCAAGAAATGGACACCCCAGAGTAGTAACGAGGCGACAATAACACTTGGTAATGTGTTGCCTCCTTTAAAAATCGGGAAAAAGTTACCTACTGCTGACATCAATAGTGTTGCATAGGCAACATTGCCTAAAAACGCTGAGAACCAATATCCCCAAGCACTGATAAATCCTACAAAATCGCCAAATCCTGCTTGAGCATAACTATAAATACCACCGTCTAGCTCCGGCCGTTCATTGGTTAAATTTTGAAATACGAACGCTAATGAAATCATTCCTATAGCTGTAATAATCCAACCAATAATAATGGCTAATCCACCGGCTTTACCGCCCATATCAGACATTATATTGAACGCACCGCCACCAATCATGGATCCTATAACTAGTCCAATTAAAGAAGATTTACTGAGTTTGTTATCTCCTGATTCGTTCATATTCATTTCTCCTTTAATACCAATATGAGGTGTCTGTACATGACACTTATATCATCAGACACATCATATTCATATCGTTCCATTTAGTGATTAACTCCCCAATGTTGCTGCCATTACTGCCTTAATTGTATGCATTCTATTTTCAGCTTGATCAAACACTTTTGAATGTTCACTTCTAAAGATTTGGTCTGTAACTTCCATTTCAGCTAATCCATATTTTTCATAAATTTCTTGTCCATAAAGTGTATTTGTATCATGGAATGCTGGTAAACAATGTAAGAATATCGTTGAATCTTTACCTGTTAAATCAAACATCTGTTGATTCACTTGATAGTCTTTTAATAAATTAATACGTTGTTCAAATTCACTTTCTTCACCCATCGATACCCAAACATCTGTATATATAGCATCTGTATTTTCAACTGCTTCTGCAATATTATCCGTAATCATGACTGAACCACCATATTGACTCGCTTTTTCTTTTGCAATATCAACATATGCCTCTTTTGGATTTAATGATTTAGGTGTACAAATTCTTACATTAACACCTAACATAGCACCTGCTACCATTAATGAATGCGCAATATTATTACGTCCATCTCCAACGTAAGTTAAGTTTATTCCTTCTAGATATCCAAAATTCTCTTTTATTGTCATAAAATCAGCTAACATTTGTGTAGGATGCCAATCGTCTGTTAATCCATTCCACACCGGTACACCAGAGAACTTCGCTAAATCTTCAACAGCTTGTTGTGAAAAACCACGGAATTCAATACCATCGAACATTCTACCTAATACTTTCGCAGTATCCTCTACAGATTCTTTTTTGCCTAATTGAATATCATTTTTTCCTAAAAATTCTGGATGCGCACCTAAATCAATAGACGCAACTGTAAACGCAGCACGCGTTCTCGTCGAATTCTTTTCGAATAGTAGTGCAATATTTTTTCCAGATAAGTAGTGATGCTTAATACCGTTTTTCTTATACTCTTTTAATGTAATTGCAAAATCA
The genomic region above belongs to Staphylococcus aureus and contains:
- the arcD gene encoding arginine-ornithine antiporter; this translates as MNESGDNKLSKSSLIGLVIGSMIGGGAFNIMSDMGGKAGGLAIIIGWIITAIGMISLAFVFQNLTNERPELDGGIYSYAQAGFGDFVGFISAWGYWFSAFLGNVAYATLLMSAVGNFFPIFKGGNTLPSVIVASLLLWGVHFLILKGVETAAFINSIVTVAKLIPILLVIICMIIAFNFDTFKTGFFSMTSEGVLPFSWASTMSQVKSTMLVTVWVFIGIEGAVIFSSRAKNKKDVGSATVIGLISVLIIYFLLTVLAQGVILQNHISQLDSPSMAQVLATIVGGWGSTLVNIGLIISVLGAWLGWTLLAGELPFIVAKDGLFPKWFAKENKNGAPVNALLITNILVQLFLISMLFTQSAYQFAFSLASSAILYPYMFSAFYQVKYTLEHRQQATTKQWTIGIIASIYAIWLIYAAGINYLLLTMLLYIPALLVYTIVQKNNQTRLIKSDYILFMIIIVLAVIGLIKLLMGTINVF
- the argF gene encoding ornithine carbamoyltransferase; its protein translation is MTEIQKPYDLKGRSLLKESDFTKAEFEGLIDFAITLKEYKKNGIKHHYLSGKNIALLFEKNSTRTRAAFTVASIDLGAHPEFLGKNDIQLGKKESVEDTAKVLGRMFDGIEFRGFSQQAVEDLAKFSGVPVWNGLTDDWHPTQMLADFMTIKENFGYLEGINLTYVGDGRNNIAHSLMVAGAMLGVNVRICTPKSLNPKEAYVDIAKEKASQYGGSVMITDNIAEAVENTDAIYTDVWVSMGEESEFEQRINLLKDYQVNQQMFDLTGKDSTIFLHCLPAFHDTNTLYGQEIYEKYGLAEMEVTDQIFRSEHSKVFDQAENRMHTIKAVMAATLGS